One segment of Halococcus salsus DNA contains the following:
- a CDS encoding glycerol ABC transporter substrate-binding protein: MPDRTDARSRHVLVAAVGVNVVVLLYSILIANQLFVGFGLLGFLVFLYVLHLAYRLVRAHERIADALEMRRNEPMNER; the protein is encoded by the coding sequence ATGCCCGACCGAACGGATGCACGCTCCCGACACGTACTGGTCGCTGCAGTCGGCGTCAACGTTGTGGTCTTGCTCTACAGCATCCTCATCGCCAACCAACTGTTCGTCGGATTCGGACTCCTCGGATTTCTCGTCTTCCTGTACGTGCTTCATCTCGCGTATCGACTCGTCCGGGCACACGAACGGATCGCGGACGCGCTCGAAATGCGACGAAACGAGCCGATGAACGAACGCTGA
- a CDS encoding GNAT family N-acetyltransferase — protein MSAGVHLREAEPDDYDDVVAFTSETWADRETSDYLPDVYHDWIAGDPDRKRTLVADAGDDIAGLCQVVFLSDHEAWAQGMRVNPAYRGEGIGVRLNDALFTWAREQGATVCRNMVFSWNVAGLGISRAAGYDPRTEFRWARPEPDTVDDTDDHEIVSDPDAAWSFWQRSTARRDLADLTLAMDESWAVSELTRETLHRAAEETRAFAVKRPDEGTRAMAYRTRDFEYGDGDEAERVAEYGVGAWADLDAARALFGAIGADAADLGADRTRVLIPETVTAVSDVAALRIGVSEEPDFVLEADLT, from the coding sequence GTGAGCGCCGGGGTCCACCTCCGCGAGGCGGAACCGGACGACTACGACGACGTCGTGGCCTTCACCAGTGAGACCTGGGCCGATCGCGAGACGAGCGACTACCTCCCCGACGTCTATCACGACTGGATCGCGGGCGACCCCGACCGAAAGCGGACCCTGGTCGCCGACGCGGGCGACGACATCGCCGGGCTCTGCCAGGTCGTGTTCCTCTCCGACCACGAGGCGTGGGCCCAGGGGATGCGCGTCAACCCCGCCTACCGCGGGGAGGGAATCGGGGTTCGACTCAACGACGCGCTGTTCACGTGGGCGCGCGAGCAGGGCGCGACCGTCTGTCGGAACATGGTCTTCTCGTGGAACGTCGCGGGGCTCGGTATCTCGCGCGCCGCGGGCTACGACCCCCGAACCGAGTTCCGGTGGGCGCGACCCGAACCCGACACGGTGGACGACACCGACGACCACGAGATCGTCTCGGACCCCGACGCGGCCTGGAGCTTCTGGCAGCGCTCGACGGCACGGCGCGACCTCGCGGACCTCACCCTCGCGATGGACGAATCCTGGGCCGTCTCGGAACTCACCCGCGAGACGCTCCACCGCGCCGCCGAGGAGACGCGGGCCTTCGCGGTCAAGCGGCCCGACGAGGGAACCCGGGCGATGGCGTATCGGACACGCGACTTCGAGTACGGTGACGGCGACGAGGCCGAACGCGTCGCGGAGTACGGCGTCGGTGCGTGGGCCGACCTCGACGCGGCGCGGGCGCTCTTCGGTGCCATCGGAGCCGACGCCGCCGACCTCGGTGCGGACCGGACCCGGGTGCTGATCCCCGAGACCGTCACGGCGGTCTCGGACGTCGCCGCGCTCCGCATCGGCGTGAGCGAGGAGCCGGACTTCGTGCTCGAAGCCGACCTCACCTGA
- the gatD gene encoding Glu-tRNA(Gln) amidotransferase subunit GatD — MNPGDRVRLTREGRTHEGVLLPSSTDEHVVLKLDGGYNVGIERAGSETEVVEADVYDIASADEDDASEVEFDEDLPTVALISTGGTIASTVDYRTGAVTAQFDAEDVLRAVPELAGRANYRGRVVANILSENMTPDIWQDLAHAVHEEIEAGADGVVVMHGTDTMQFSASALAFMLDTPVPVVFTGSQRSADRPSSDNVMNAVCAVEAAKSDCAEIMVCMHATDSDDRCALHRGTRVRKNHTSRRDAFETVGARPLGWVDYDAEEVTFRREYHERDATDLAIAPDLETDVELVKFTPGTSEAVLDAVAGSAGLVVEGTGLGHVHTDWIPRIRELIEDGTTVAMTSQCLGGRVCDRVYDTGRDLLDAGVIETEDTLPGTAKVKLMWALANTDDPEETMRTPVAGECSERSVPLENAPEGRP; from the coding sequence ATGAACCCGGGCGACCGCGTCCGACTCACGCGCGAGGGCCGAACCCACGAGGGCGTCCTCCTCCCCTCCTCGACCGACGAGCACGTCGTCCTCAAGCTCGACGGCGGCTACAACGTCGGCATCGAGCGGGCAGGAAGCGAGACCGAGGTCGTCGAGGCCGACGTCTACGACATCGCGAGCGCCGACGAGGACGACGCCTCGGAAGTGGAGTTCGACGAGGACCTTCCGACCGTGGCGCTGATCTCGACCGGCGGCACCATCGCCTCCACCGTCGACTACCGAACCGGCGCGGTGACCGCCCAGTTCGACGCCGAGGACGTGCTCCGGGCGGTGCCGGAGCTCGCGGGGCGGGCGAACTACCGGGGGAGAGTTGTGGCGAACATCCTCTCCGAGAACATGACCCCGGATATCTGGCAGGACCTCGCACACGCGGTCCACGAGGAGATCGAAGCGGGTGCGGACGGCGTCGTGGTGATGCACGGCACCGACACGATGCAGTTCTCGGCCTCGGCGCTCGCGTTCATGCTCGACACCCCCGTTCCGGTGGTGTTCACCGGCAGTCAGCGCTCGGCCGACCGGCCCTCCTCCGACAACGTGATGAACGCGGTCTGTGCCGTCGAGGCAGCCAAATCCGACTGTGCGGAAATCATGGTCTGTATGCACGCGACGGACTCGGACGACCGGTGTGCGCTCCACCGCGGAACCCGGGTCAGGAAGAATCACACCTCACGCCGCGACGCCTTCGAGACGGTAGGTGCGCGTCCGCTCGGCTGGGTCGACTACGACGCCGAGGAGGTGACTTTCCGCCGGGAGTACCACGAGCGTGATGCGACGGACCTCGCCATCGCGCCCGACCTCGAAACCGACGTCGAGTTAGTGAAGTTCACCCCCGGCACGAGCGAGGCGGTGCTCGACGCGGTCGCGGGGAGCGCCGGCCTCGTCGTCGAGGGGACGGGGCTCGGTCACGTCCACACAGACTGGATCCCACGGATCCGGGAACTGATCGAGGACGGGACGACCGTCGCGATGACGAGCCAGTGTCTCGGGGGCCGAGTCTGTGACCGGGTCTACGACACCGGGCGCGACCTGCTCGATGCGGGGGTCATCGAGACCGAGGACACCCTGCCGGGGACCGCGAAGGTCAAACTGATGTGGGCGCTCGCGAACACCGACGACCCCGAGGAGACGATGCGAACCCCGGTGGCCGGCGAGTGTTCCGAGCGCTCGGTCCCGCTCGAAAACGCCCCCGAGGGACGGCCGTGA
- a CDS encoding acetyl-CoA carboxylase biotin carboxylase subunit, translated as MFEKVLVANRGEIAVRVMRACEELGIGTVAVYSEADKNSGHVRYADEAYNVGPARAADSYLNGDAIVEAGEKAGADAVHPGYGFLAENARFAALVEDSEMTWIGPSSDSMELLGEKTSARKEMSAAGVPTVPGTDDPVESADEIRKFAEEAGYPVAIKAEGGGGGRGMKVVEEESEIEDKFESAQREGEAYFDNDSVFVERFLEAPRHIEVQIIADHHGNVRHIGERDCSLQRRHQKVIEEGPSPALTDDLRTEIQESARDGADAADYYNAGTFEFLVEDTDRNGDGLLGADSDFYFLEVNTRIQVEHTVSEELTGIDIVKQQIRVADGEELPFAQDEVELDGHAMEFRINAENAANEFAPGTGTLETYDPPGGIGVRLDDAHKQGDEVVGDYDSMFAKLIVWGADREECLARSKRALAEFEIEGVTTVIPFHRLMLDDDAFSAGTHTTNYLDEELDPEEIEEAQEKWGPTGGTEGGEDEEVTERDFVVEVNGKRFEVNLEERGAPPIQAANGSGDTQQLGSAGPSDGGSDESSTSTAEGEQVTAEMQGTILDVNVEEGDEVSSGDVLCVLEAMKMENDVVASRGGTVVEVAATEGESVDMGDVLVVLD; from the coding sequence ATGTTCGAGAAGGTTCTCGTCGCCAACCGAGGGGAGATCGCCGTGCGCGTGATGCGTGCGTGCGAAGAACTCGGGATCGGCACAGTGGCGGTCTATTCCGAGGCGGACAAGAATTCGGGCCACGTCCGGTACGCCGACGAGGCCTACAACGTCGGTCCAGCGCGCGCTGCCGACTCCTATCTGAATGGGGACGCCATCGTCGAGGCGGGCGAGAAGGCCGGCGCGGACGCCGTCCACCCGGGCTACGGCTTCCTCGCCGAGAACGCGCGCTTCGCCGCGCTCGTCGAGGACAGCGAGATGACCTGGATCGGCCCGTCGAGCGACTCGATGGAACTCCTCGGCGAGAAGACCAGCGCGCGAAAGGAGATGAGCGCCGCCGGCGTGCCCACAGTACCTGGCACCGACGACCCGGTCGAGTCCGCCGACGAGATCCGGAAGTTCGCCGAGGAGGCGGGCTACCCCGTGGCCATCAAGGCCGAGGGTGGCGGTGGCGGGCGCGGGATGAAGGTCGTCGAGGAGGAATCGGAGATCGAGGACAAGTTCGAGAGCGCCCAGCGCGAAGGTGAGGCCTACTTCGACAACGACTCGGTCTTCGTCGAGCGATTCCTCGAAGCCCCGCGCCACATCGAGGTCCAGATCATCGCCGACCACCACGGCAACGTCCGCCACATCGGGGAACGTGACTGCTCGCTCCAGCGACGCCACCAGAAGGTCATCGAGGAGGGCCCGAGCCCCGCGCTCACGGACGACCTCCGGACGGAGATCCAGGAGTCCGCCCGCGACGGTGCCGACGCCGCCGACTACTACAACGCCGGCACCTTCGAGTTCCTCGTCGAGGACACCGACCGCAACGGGGACGGACTCCTCGGTGCGGACAGCGACTTCTACTTCCTCGAAGTCAATACTCGGATTCAGGTCGAACACACCGTCTCCGAGGAGCTCACGGGCATCGACATCGTGAAACAGCAGATCCGGGTGGCCGACGGCGAGGAACTCCCGTTCGCCCAGGACGAGGTGGAACTCGACGGCCACGCGATGGAGTTCCGGATCAACGCCGAGAACGCCGCGAACGAGTTCGCACCCGGGACGGGGACGCTCGAAACCTACGACCCGCCCGGTGGGATCGGGGTCCGCCTCGACGACGCCCACAAGCAGGGCGACGAGGTCGTCGGGGACTACGACTCGATGTTCGCGAAGCTGATCGTGTGGGGCGCGGACCGCGAGGAGTGCCTCGCGCGGAGCAAGCGTGCGCTCGCCGAGTTCGAGATCGAGGGCGTCACTACTGTCATCCCGTTCCACCGTCTGATGCTCGACGACGACGCCTTCTCGGCAGGGACACACACAACGAACTACCTCGACGAGGAGCTCGATCCCGAGGAAATCGAGGAGGCCCAGGAGAAGTGGGGTCCGACGGGCGGGACCGAGGGCGGCGAGGACGAGGAGGTCACCGAACGGGACTTCGTGGTCGAGGTCAACGGCAAGCGCTTCGAGGTCAATCTCGAAGAGCGCGGCGCACCGCCGATCCAGGCCGCGAACGGCTCCGGGGACACCCAGCAACTCGGTTCGGCCGGGCCGAGCGACGGTGGGAGCGACGAGAGTAGTACTAGTACGGCGGAGGGTGAACAGGTCACCGCAGAGATGCAGGGCACCATTCTCGACGTCAACGTCGAGGAGGGCGACGAGGTCTCCTCCGGCGACGTGCTCTGCGTGCTCGAAGCCATGAAGATGGAGAACGACGTGGTGGCCTCGCGCGGCGGCACCGTCGTCGAGGTCGCCGCGACGGAAGGCGAATCGGTCGACATGGGCGACGTGCTCGTGGTGCTCGACTGA